Proteins encoded within one genomic window of Arachis ipaensis cultivar K30076 chromosome B08, Araip1.1, whole genome shotgun sequence:
- the LOC107611196 gene encoding uncharacterized protein LOC107611196: protein MAESVFLLVHHRGKIDENTSEGVRFSSKKQIGVFINPSTSLDDLRNSILQKLGKCGKKLVKQMFFRIPISLRQGYVKFGKYEMLGDDDIRVIFHSQSRFSDLGAMELFAKMADVEGSSGGSAPNPPTVGVDGASSAIPIRHDVTAHVSSPSFAADLAVHAEDGDCLGDVRTFGELAAEIREGPVLDGATTFMEVRDRDPVTEAIGDDDSDSEPPVSGDESDDEDDTRPVARSQGQTSSQTQQYHPHFSTLDLEAMNQPAFPGQQMSSIHRDEHGMHAAEEFEVGQRFQSKEEAVLMVKNYNIRRGVQYKVFKSDQLKYHGKCVQFGNGCNWLIRVTMRQRKGYWEVRKYNGPHTCLATELSTNHRQLDYHVICASILSLVRADAAISVKVLQNVVSTTYGFKPSYQKVWMAKQKAIAQIYGDWEESYNIIPRWIIGVQMYMLGSIAVLRTSPVRSGNTVDESRVFFHRLFWTFSPYIEAFKYCKPLISIDGTHLYGKYGETLLMAIAQDGNSNILPVAFGLVEGENTESWKFFLTHLRQHVTPQPGILVISDRHNAIKATLVAEDGGWLPPAAYRAYCARHIAANFALNFKSKDARKILVNAAYAKSE from the coding sequence ATGGCTGAGAGTGTGTTCTTGTTAGTTCATCATCGGGGAAAGATCGATGAAAACACAAGTGAGGGTGTAAGGTTCAGTAGCAAGAAACAGATTGGAGTGTTCATAAATCCATCAACGAGTTTAGATGATTTACGAAATAGCATACTACAAAAGTTAGGTAAGTGCGGTAAGAAGCTTGTGAAGCAAATGTTCTTCAGGATCCCTATCTCACTCAGGCAAGGTTATGTGAAGTTTGGAAAATATGAGATGCTAGGCGATGACGACATTCGCGTTATATTTCACAGTCAATCAAGATTTTCAGATTTGGGAGCTATGGAGTTGTTCGCGAAAATGGCTGATGTGGAGGGTAGCTCCGGTGGATCTGCTCCAAATCCGCCCACAGTCGGGGTAGATGGTGCTTCAAGTGCCATTCCTATTCGTCACGACGTCACCGCCCACGTTTCATCTCCGTCATTTGCAGCCGATCTGGCAGTTCATGCCGAAGATGGGGATTGCTTGGGTGATGTACGAACCTTCGGGGAGCTTGCAGCGGAAATCAGAGAGGGACCGGTATTGGATGGTGCAACTACGTTCATGGAGGTCAGAGATAGGGATCCAGTTACTGAGGCCATTGGTGATGATGATTCAGATTCGGAACCACCCGTTAGCGGTGATGAATCTGACGATGAGGATGACACAAGACCAGTTGCGAGATCGCAAGGCCAAACAAGTTCTCAGACACAACAGTACCATCCACACTTCTCTACATTGGATCTTGAGGCAATGAATCAACCAGCATTTCCAGGTCAACAAATGTCAAGTATTCACAGAGACGAGCACGGTATGCATGCGGCAGAGGAGTTTGAGGTCGGGCAGCGGTTCCAGAGCAAGGAGGAGGCAGTGTTGATGGTGAAGAATTATAATATCCGCCGTGGTGTTCAGTATAAGGTGTTTAAGTCGGACCAGTTGAAGTATCACGGGAAGTGCGTCCAGTTTGGGAATGGGTGTAATTGGCTGATACGCGTGACTATGCGGCAGCGGAAAGGATACTGGGAAGTCCGGAAGTACAATGGGCCTCACACATGTCTTGCAACCGAGCTGTCCACCAACCACAGGCAGCTTGATTATCATGTGATCTGTGCATCAATTCTATCGCTGGTTAGGGCGGATGCGGCAATCTCGGTGAAAGTACTGCAGAATGTGGTGTCAACGACATATGGATTCAAGCCCAGCTACCAGAAGGTGTGGATGGCTAAGCAGAAGGCGATTGCACAGATTTATGGTGATTGGGAGGAATCTTACAACATAATTCCGAGGTGGATAATCGGGGTTCAGATGTACATGCTGGGCAGTATTGCAGTATTGCGCACTTCACCTGTAAGGTCTGGTAATACGGTTGATGAGTCGAGGGTGTTTTTTCATCGATTGTTTTGGACGTTTTCGCCATACATTGAGGCATTCAAGTATTGTAAGCCACTGATATCCATTGACGGTacccatctgtatggcaagtaCGGCGAAACGTTACTCATGGCGATTGCACAAGATGGAAACTCGAACATACTCCCAGTGGCATTTGGACTTGTCGAAGGTGAGAACACTGAGTCATGGAAGTTCTTCCTTACTCACCTTCGCCAACATGTGACCCCGCAACCCGGCATTCTAGTTATATCTGACCGCCACAATGCAATCAAGGCCACGTTAGTTGCAGAAGACGGTGGGTGGCTCCCACCGGCAGCCTATCGTGCATATTGTGCTAGGCACATAGCTGCTAATTTTGCGCTTAACTTTAAATCCAAGGATGCACGGAAGATTCTGGTGAACGCAGCCTACGCAAAGTCTGAATAG
- the LOC107614548 gene encoding uncharacterized protein LOC107614548, with translation MMGTAGSGFGWNDKDKMIVVERQIFNEWKSSHPNANGLYNKPFPHFEELRIAFGRDRAQGGNAENVTQAVATMEAEREATLSDRQVNENTQVNLEETEMEYEADSQEPPTPGVSVAPGASAPSSSAAPSASYIERNKRKRGSKSEEVIDIVVESMRDMKGAYQEHTAVLVDMVSCFKHEKEGAERRMKLMALLRDVPGLSSDDRMKAGLSILRDNSLIDMVFQLQPGELLPFLKKLL, from the exons ATGATGGGCACAGCTGGGAGTGGATTTGGTTGGAATGACAAAGATAAAATGATTGTGGTGGAGCGACAAATTttcaatgaatggaagagt tcACATCCTAATGCTAATGGCCTCTATAATAAACCATTTCCACATTTTGAGGAGTTGAGAATAGCATTTGGTAGAGATAGGGCTCAAGGAGGCAATGCGGAAAATGTAACTCAAGCAGTTGCTACAATGGAGGCTGAGCGCGAAGCAACCTTGAGTGATCGGCAAGTGAATGAAAACACCCAAGTAAATTTGGAAGAAACCGAAATGGAATATGAAGCTGATTCTCAA GAGCCTCCAACTCCTGGTGTTTCTGTTGCTCCCGGTGCTTCTGCTCCTAGTTCTTCTGCTGCTCCTAGTGCTTCATATatagaaaggaataaaagaaaaagagggaGCAAAAGTGAGGAAGTGATTGACATAGTAGTAGAATCAATGAGAGATATGAAAGGTGCTTATCAAGAACACACAGCCGTTTTAGTTGATATGGTTTCTTGTTTTAAGCATGAGAAAGAAGGAGCTGAGCGCAGAATGAAGCTAATGGCACTGTTGAGAGATGTTCCTGGTTTGAGCAGTGATGATAGAATGAAGGCTGGCCTTAGCATTCTAAGGGACAATAGTCTGATCGACATGGTATTCCAACTTCAACCGGGGGAACTTTTGCCATTTTTGAAGAAATTGCTTTAA
- the LOC107611195 gene encoding uncharacterized protein LOC107611195 — protein MRVELYDRRNTEFVVDEIAPTGGRIALTACRVSLSARTCDYGYFQALHYPCRHVLAACSYFRLDWRIYVDDVYRLTTIFNVYKIGFSPPMADDLLPLYEGPQVIPDPGMMRATVGRPRTTRIRNSMDEPKPDRTKRCGMCRVPGHTRRQCPLRACASGPHEGTNA, from the coding sequence ATGCGGGTTGAGCTATACGATAGAAGGAACACAGAGTTTGTTGTGGACGAGATTGCTCCGACGGGAGGGAGAATCGCTCTGACTGCATGTAGGGTATCGCTTTCGGCCAGGACATGTGACTATGGCTATTTTCAGGCCCTCCATTACCCATGTCGTCATGTGCTTGCAGCTTGTTCGTATTTCAGACTAGATTGGAGGATTTACGTGGATGACGTGTATCGCTTGACAACCATCTTCAATGTTTATAAGATAGGTTTCTCCCCTCCGATGGCAGACGACTTGCTTCCCTTGTACGAGGGTCCTCAAGTTATCCCAGACCCCGGCATGATGCGAGCGACCGTGGGTCGTCCTAGGACTACACGGATAAGAAACAGTATGGATGAGCCCAAACCGGACAGGACGAAGAGATGTGGTATGTGTAGGGTTCCAGGTCATACTAGAAGACAGTGTCCCCTTCGCGCATGTGCATCCGGTCCTCATGAAGGGACTAATGCATAG
- the LOC107612827 gene encoding uncharacterized protein LOC107612827 isoform X2, which translates to MAASSSSKSLVGPLALVSENGCRVWEDPSFIKWRKRDAHVTLRSHESVEVPSNWQLHGFDRPIYTNVTYPFPLNPPFVPMENPTGCYRINFHIPKEWEGRRILLHFEAVDSAFCAWINGHPIGYSQDSRVPAEFEITDFCHPFGSDHMNVLAVQVFRWSDGSYLEDQDHWRLSGIHRDVLLLAKPKVFIMDYFFKTNIAEDFSSADILVEVKVDNSLETSKDNLLTNYSIEAALYDSGSWYTSNGNPDLLSSNVVDLKFQPSSAPTLGFHGYVFGGKLQAPKLWSAEHPYLYTLVVVLKDKTGNTVDCESCPVGFRKVSTAYKQLLVNGKAVVIRGVNRHEHHPRVGKANIESCMIKDLVLMKQNNINAVRNSHYPQHPRWYELCDLFGMYMIDEANIETHGFDYCTHFKHPTLEPIWAAAMLDRVISMVERDKNHACIISWSLGNESGFGPNHFSLAGWIRGRDPSRVVHYEGGGSRTPCTDIVCPMYMRVWDMLKIANDPNESRPLILCEYSHAMGNSNGNLHIYWEAIDNTFGLQGGFIWDWVDQALIKIDESGRQRWAYGGEFGDVPNDSNFCLNGLTFPDRTAHPVLQEVKYLYQPIKVALHEGKIEIKNGHFFQTTEGLEFSWYASADGCNLGSGSLSLEPIKPQSSYTIDWQSGPWYSLWTSSSSEEMFLTITAKLLSSTRWVEAGHIVSSSQVQLPTKRGFVPHAINVSGGTLVAETLGDKIKVNQQDIWDITLSTKTGTVESWKVKGVDVLSKGIYPCFWRAPTDNDKGGGPASYLSKWKDAGIDSLHFVTESCSLQNTTNSSVQILVVFLGVSRQDKSKVLFTTDIKYSIHASGDVIVECSVKPNLDLPPLPRVGVEFNVEKSFDQVTWYGRGPFECYPDRKASAQVAIYESNVSDLHVPYVVPGESSGRADVRWATFKNKNGFGIYASRYGSSPPMQMSASYYSTSELHRAMHNEELIAGDSIEIHFDHKHMGLGGDDSWSPCVHNQYLVPAVPYSFSLRLSPVTPASSGHDIYKSQLQIS; encoded by the exons ATGGctgcttcttcatcttctaagTCTCTGGTGGGGCCTCTTGCGCTTGTCTCAGAGAATGGTTGCAGAGTTTGGGAGGATCCTTCGTTCATCAAGTGGAGGAAAAGGGATGCACATGTCACGTTGCGTTCTCATGAATCTGTTGAAG TTCCTTCGAATTGGCAGTTGCATGGATTTGACCGCCCGATTTATACAAACGTAACATATCCATTTCCACTAAATCCTCCTTTTGTTCCTATGGAAAATCCAACTGGCTGCTACAGAATAAACTTCCACATTCCCAAAGAATGGGAGG GTAGAAGAATTTTGCTCCATTTTGAAGCAGTTGATTCTGCATTTTGTGCTTGGATAAATGGGCATCCTATTGGATATAG CCAAGATAGCAGGGTACCTGCAGAGTTTGAAATCACTGATTTTTGTCATCCATTTGGTTCAGACCATATGAATGTTCTAGCTGTTCAAGTGTTTAGATGGAGTGACGGCTCTTACCTTGAAGATCAAGACCACTGGAGGTTATCTGGCATACACCGTGATGTACTTCTTCTAGCCAAGCCAAAG GTGTTTATAATGGATTATTTTTTCAAAACAAACATTGCCGAGGACTTTTCATCTGCAGATATATTG GTAGAAGTTAAAGTAGATAATTCCTTAGAGACATCCAAGGATAATCTCCTAACAAACTACAGCATTGAAGCTGCATTGTATGATTCTGGAAGCTGGTATACCAGTAATGGGAATCCTGATCTCCTCTCATCTAATGTAGTGGACTTAAAATTTCAACCATCAAGTGCACCAACATTAGGTTTCCATGGTTACGTGTTTGGTGGGAAATTGCAAGCACCAAAGCTTTGGTCTGCAGAGCAT CCATACCTCTATACCTTAGTTGTCGTCCTCAAAGATAAAACTGGAAATACTGTTGATTGCGAGTCATGTCCAGTGGGCTTTAGGAAAGTATCTACAGCCTACAAACAATTGCTTGTCAATGGAAAAGCTGTCGTAATAAGAGGTGTGAACAGGCATGAACATCATCCACGAGTGGGAAAGGCAAATATAGAATCCTGCATGATCAAG GATTTGGTTTtgatgaaacaaaataatattAATGCTGTTAGGAATAGCCACTATCCTCAACATCCACGCTGGTATGAACTATGTGATCTGTTCGGCATGTACATGATAGATGAAGCCAACATTGAGACTCATGGTTTTGATTATTGTACACATTTCAAGCATCCTACTTTGGAACCGATTTGGGCAGCTGCAATGCTGGATCGAGTGATCAGCATGGTCGAGAGAGATAAAAACCACGCATGCATTATTTCTTGGTCTTTAGGGAATGAATCTGGATTTGGGCCAAATCATTTTTCTTTAGCTG GTTGGATTCGTGGAAGAGACCCATCGCGGGTAGTGCATTACGAAGGTGGTGGATCTAGAACTCCTTGCACAGATATTGTGTGCCCCATGTATATGCGTGTTTGGGACATGCTGAAAATTGCAAATGATCCAAATGAATCACGACCTCTCATTCTTTGCGA GTATTCACATGCAATGGGTAACAGCAATGGGAATCTACATATATATTGGGAAGCAATTGACAACACATTTGGACTTCAAGGAGGCTTTATTTGGGATTGGGTTGATCAG GCCCTGATAAAAATTGATGAAAGTGGCAGACAGAGATGGGCGTATGGAGGTGAATTTGGGGATGTTCCTAATGACTCAAATTTTTGTTTGAATGGCCTCACATTTCCTGATCGAACTGCTCATCCTGTTTTACAAG AAGTCAAGTATCTATACCAACCAATCAAGGTGGCTTTGCATGAAGGGAAAATTGAG ATTAAAAATGGGCATTTTTTTCAAACAACAGAAGGACTGGAGTTTAGTTGGTATGCTTCTGCAGATGGGTGTAACCTCGGATCTGGAAGTTTAAGTCTTGAACCAATTAAGCCCCAAAGTAGTTATACCATCGATTGGCAATCAGGTCCATGGTATTCTTTGTGGACTTCGTCGTCATCCGAAGAAATGTTCCTCACTATAACTGCAAAGCTTTTGAGTTCTACACGCTGGGTTGAAGCTGGTCATATTGTTTCATCCTCACAAGTTCAACTGCCCACAAAGAGAGGCTTCGTTCCTCAT GCTATCAATGTTAGTGGTGGCACCTTGGTGGCTGAAACTCTGggtgataaaattaaagttaaccAGCAAGATATTTGGGACATAACATTGAGCACTAAAACAGGAACGGTTGAAAGCTGGAAG GTCAAAGGAGTTGATGTTCTCAGTAAAGGTATATATCCATGTTTCTGGAGAGCTCCTACTGATAACGATAAAGGCGGAGGACCAGCTAGTTATTTGTCTAAATGGAAAGATGCTGGAATCGACAGCCTCCACTTTGTTACTGAAAGCTGTTCCCTCCAGAATACAACTAACAGCTCGGTTCAAATATTGGTTGTTTTTCTTGGTGTTTCCAGGCAAGACAAGTCAAAGGTTTTATTCACAACGGATATAAAATATTCAATTCATGCTTCTGGCGATGTCATTGTGGAATGCAGTGTTAAACCAAACCTGGATCTTCCTCCTTTGCCACGTGTGGGAGTAGAATTCAATGTGGAAAAATCGTTTGATCAAGTGACTTGGTATGGCAGAGGGCCATTTGAGTGTTATCCAGATCGAAAGGCTTCTGCACAGGTTGCGATATATGAGTCGAATGTTAGTGACTTGCATGTTCCGTATGTTGTTCCAGGGGAAAGTTCCGGTAGGGCAGATGTTAGATGGGCaacattcaaaaataaaaatggtTTTGGTATATATGCTTCTAGGTATGGTAGCTCTCCACCAATGCAAATGAGTGCAAGCTACTACAGCACTTCGGAGCTTCACCGAGCAATGCACAATGAAGAGCTTATTGCAGGAGATAGCATTGAG ATTCAttttgaccacaaacacatgggTTTGGGTGGAGATGATAGTTGGTCCCCATGTGTGCACAACCAGTATTTGGTTCCTGCTGTGCCATACTCTTTCTCTCTAAGGCTATCTCCAGTTACTCCTGCTTCTTCTGGTCATGACATCTACAAATCTCAGCTTCAAATCTCTTGA
- the LOC107612827 gene encoding uncharacterized protein LOC107612827 isoform X1: protein MAASSSSKSLVGPLALVSENGCRVWEDPSFIKWRKRDAHVTLRSHESVEESLRYWYKRNKVDFLASKFAVWNDDAIQGSLDCAAFWVKDLPFVKSLSGYWKFFLANNPDNVPNEFYGNEFQDSEWKTLPVPSNWQLHGFDRPIYTNVTYPFPLNPPFVPMENPTGCYRINFHIPKEWEGRRILLHFEAVDSAFCAWINGHPIGYSQDSRVPAEFEITDFCHPFGSDHMNVLAVQVFRWSDGSYLEDQDHWRLSGIHRDVLLLAKPKVFIMDYFFKTNIAEDFSSADILVEVKVDNSLETSKDNLLTNYSIEAALYDSGSWYTSNGNPDLLSSNVVDLKFQPSSAPTLGFHGYVFGGKLQAPKLWSAEHPYLYTLVVVLKDKTGNTVDCESCPVGFRKVSTAYKQLLVNGKAVVIRGVNRHEHHPRVGKANIESCMIKDLVLMKQNNINAVRNSHYPQHPRWYELCDLFGMYMIDEANIETHGFDYCTHFKHPTLEPIWAAAMLDRVISMVERDKNHACIISWSLGNESGFGPNHFSLAGWIRGRDPSRVVHYEGGGSRTPCTDIVCPMYMRVWDMLKIANDPNESRPLILCEYSHAMGNSNGNLHIYWEAIDNTFGLQGGFIWDWVDQALIKIDESGRQRWAYGGEFGDVPNDSNFCLNGLTFPDRTAHPVLQEVKYLYQPIKVALHEGKIEIKNGHFFQTTEGLEFSWYASADGCNLGSGSLSLEPIKPQSSYTIDWQSGPWYSLWTSSSSEEMFLTITAKLLSSTRWVEAGHIVSSSQVQLPTKRGFVPHAINVSGGTLVAETLGDKIKVNQQDIWDITLSTKTGTVESWKVKGVDVLSKGIYPCFWRAPTDNDKGGGPASYLSKWKDAGIDSLHFVTESCSLQNTTNSSVQILVVFLGVSRQDKSKVLFTTDIKYSIHASGDVIVECSVKPNLDLPPLPRVGVEFNVEKSFDQVTWYGRGPFECYPDRKASAQVAIYESNVSDLHVPYVVPGESSGRADVRWATFKNKNGFGIYASRYGSSPPMQMSASYYSTSELHRAMHNEELIAGDSIEIHFDHKHMGLGGDDSWSPCVHNQYLVPAVPYSFSLRLSPVTPASSGHDIYKSQLQIS, encoded by the exons ATGGctgcttcttcatcttctaagTCTCTGGTGGGGCCTCTTGCGCTTGTCTCAGAGAATGGTTGCAGAGTTTGGGAGGATCCTTCGTTCATCAAGTGGAGGAAAAGGGATGCACATGTCACGTTGCGTTCTCATGAATCTGTTGAAG AATCTCTTAGATATTGGTATAAACGcaacaaagtggattttctggcatCAAAATTTGCTGTTTGGAATGATGATGCTATTCAAGGATCTCTTGATTGTGCCGCATTTTGGGTAAAAGATTTACCCTTTGTCAAGTCCTTGTCTGGATATTGGAAGTTTTTCTTAGCTAACAATCCGGACAATGTCCCTAATGAATTTTATGGAAATGAATTCCAAGATTCAGAGTGGAAAACTTTACCTG TTCCTTCGAATTGGCAGTTGCATGGATTTGACCGCCCGATTTATACAAACGTAACATATCCATTTCCACTAAATCCTCCTTTTGTTCCTATGGAAAATCCAACTGGCTGCTACAGAATAAACTTCCACATTCCCAAAGAATGGGAGG GTAGAAGAATTTTGCTCCATTTTGAAGCAGTTGATTCTGCATTTTGTGCTTGGATAAATGGGCATCCTATTGGATATAG CCAAGATAGCAGGGTACCTGCAGAGTTTGAAATCACTGATTTTTGTCATCCATTTGGTTCAGACCATATGAATGTTCTAGCTGTTCAAGTGTTTAGATGGAGTGACGGCTCTTACCTTGAAGATCAAGACCACTGGAGGTTATCTGGCATACACCGTGATGTACTTCTTCTAGCCAAGCCAAAG GTGTTTATAATGGATTATTTTTTCAAAACAAACATTGCCGAGGACTTTTCATCTGCAGATATATTG GTAGAAGTTAAAGTAGATAATTCCTTAGAGACATCCAAGGATAATCTCCTAACAAACTACAGCATTGAAGCTGCATTGTATGATTCTGGAAGCTGGTATACCAGTAATGGGAATCCTGATCTCCTCTCATCTAATGTAGTGGACTTAAAATTTCAACCATCAAGTGCACCAACATTAGGTTTCCATGGTTACGTGTTTGGTGGGAAATTGCAAGCACCAAAGCTTTGGTCTGCAGAGCAT CCATACCTCTATACCTTAGTTGTCGTCCTCAAAGATAAAACTGGAAATACTGTTGATTGCGAGTCATGTCCAGTGGGCTTTAGGAAAGTATCTACAGCCTACAAACAATTGCTTGTCAATGGAAAAGCTGTCGTAATAAGAGGTGTGAACAGGCATGAACATCATCCACGAGTGGGAAAGGCAAATATAGAATCCTGCATGATCAAG GATTTGGTTTtgatgaaacaaaataatattAATGCTGTTAGGAATAGCCACTATCCTCAACATCCACGCTGGTATGAACTATGTGATCTGTTCGGCATGTACATGATAGATGAAGCCAACATTGAGACTCATGGTTTTGATTATTGTACACATTTCAAGCATCCTACTTTGGAACCGATTTGGGCAGCTGCAATGCTGGATCGAGTGATCAGCATGGTCGAGAGAGATAAAAACCACGCATGCATTATTTCTTGGTCTTTAGGGAATGAATCTGGATTTGGGCCAAATCATTTTTCTTTAGCTG GTTGGATTCGTGGAAGAGACCCATCGCGGGTAGTGCATTACGAAGGTGGTGGATCTAGAACTCCTTGCACAGATATTGTGTGCCCCATGTATATGCGTGTTTGGGACATGCTGAAAATTGCAAATGATCCAAATGAATCACGACCTCTCATTCTTTGCGA GTATTCACATGCAATGGGTAACAGCAATGGGAATCTACATATATATTGGGAAGCAATTGACAACACATTTGGACTTCAAGGAGGCTTTATTTGGGATTGGGTTGATCAG GCCCTGATAAAAATTGATGAAAGTGGCAGACAGAGATGGGCGTATGGAGGTGAATTTGGGGATGTTCCTAATGACTCAAATTTTTGTTTGAATGGCCTCACATTTCCTGATCGAACTGCTCATCCTGTTTTACAAG AAGTCAAGTATCTATACCAACCAATCAAGGTGGCTTTGCATGAAGGGAAAATTGAG ATTAAAAATGGGCATTTTTTTCAAACAACAGAAGGACTGGAGTTTAGTTGGTATGCTTCTGCAGATGGGTGTAACCTCGGATCTGGAAGTTTAAGTCTTGAACCAATTAAGCCCCAAAGTAGTTATACCATCGATTGGCAATCAGGTCCATGGTATTCTTTGTGGACTTCGTCGTCATCCGAAGAAATGTTCCTCACTATAACTGCAAAGCTTTTGAGTTCTACACGCTGGGTTGAAGCTGGTCATATTGTTTCATCCTCACAAGTTCAACTGCCCACAAAGAGAGGCTTCGTTCCTCAT GCTATCAATGTTAGTGGTGGCACCTTGGTGGCTGAAACTCTGggtgataaaattaaagttaaccAGCAAGATATTTGGGACATAACATTGAGCACTAAAACAGGAACGGTTGAAAGCTGGAAG GTCAAAGGAGTTGATGTTCTCAGTAAAGGTATATATCCATGTTTCTGGAGAGCTCCTACTGATAACGATAAAGGCGGAGGACCAGCTAGTTATTTGTCTAAATGGAAAGATGCTGGAATCGACAGCCTCCACTTTGTTACTGAAAGCTGTTCCCTCCAGAATACAACTAACAGCTCGGTTCAAATATTGGTTGTTTTTCTTGGTGTTTCCAGGCAAGACAAGTCAAAGGTTTTATTCACAACGGATATAAAATATTCAATTCATGCTTCTGGCGATGTCATTGTGGAATGCAGTGTTAAACCAAACCTGGATCTTCCTCCTTTGCCACGTGTGGGAGTAGAATTCAATGTGGAAAAATCGTTTGATCAAGTGACTTGGTATGGCAGAGGGCCATTTGAGTGTTATCCAGATCGAAAGGCTTCTGCACAGGTTGCGATATATGAGTCGAATGTTAGTGACTTGCATGTTCCGTATGTTGTTCCAGGGGAAAGTTCCGGTAGGGCAGATGTTAGATGGGCaacattcaaaaataaaaatggtTTTGGTATATATGCTTCTAGGTATGGTAGCTCTCCACCAATGCAAATGAGTGCAAGCTACTACAGCACTTCGGAGCTTCACCGAGCAATGCACAATGAAGAGCTTATTGCAGGAGATAGCATTGAG ATTCAttttgaccacaaacacatgggTTTGGGTGGAGATGATAGTTGGTCCCCATGTGTGCACAACCAGTATTTGGTTCCTGCTGTGCCATACTCTTTCTCTCTAAGGCTATCTCCAGTTACTCCTGCTTCTTCTGGTCATGACATCTACAAATCTCAGCTTCAAATCTCTTGA